A window of Syngnathus typhle isolate RoL2023-S1 ecotype Sweden linkage group LG9, RoL_Styp_1.0, whole genome shotgun sequence genomic DNA:
agagaggtgtgtgGGCCGCTTCTGTCGGAAATCTTGAATGGCAACTTGAGAGGCATATCGCACagaattcaaaacattttccagcCGCGTCAACAGCATTTGCATCCCACAATCGCTGGCCGTGGCTCGAAAAGGGActttaattcatttttcttttttgtctcagGACGAATATATCGCTTCTGTCGAGGCTTTGTGTTTGACGGTCTATTTCTTCAGGAAGGGAAAAACATCCAGGTGAGCTACACCCaaaaaagggggcggggcatgATGTCACGAGGACCACCGCTTTGGTTGTCCGCCGTCTGACTGTTGCTTTGTCCAAAGCTTTCCGTTAGGTTTGTCCAACAAAAAGACAGTCGGCAAAAACACCTTCACGTGCGTCGCCTGTCACCCCAAAGATGACGTCATCGCCACCGGACACGTGGACGGAAAGATTCGCTTGTGGTGAGTCGCATACCAATCAAATGTCGATGGTTTGAGTCTCATTGTGTGGATTGTCCAGGAGAAACTTCCACCAGAAGAAGCAGTACACCCAGATGACACTCCACTGGCACCACGACACTGTCAGCTCGCTGTGCTACACTCCGGAAGGTCCGCCGCTTTACTGAGATCAATCTCCTGCTGGGGAGGGCAACTGgttcagaccccccccccccacaccttgGGTTCTTCATGGTTTCAATCTGCATTTTTTCTGTTCGCGAGCAGGTACCAACCTTCTGAGCGGAGGTGTGGAGTCTGTGCTGGTCCAGTGGAAACACGGCCAAGAGACCCAGAAGGAATTTCTTCCTCGACTCGGTGCCTCAATCACACACGTGACCGTGTCGCCCGACGGTGCGCTCTTCTGCACCTCGCACTCCGACAACAGTAAGAGCttttggacctttttttttgacacacacAGGAGAGGCAATGACCGTCcttcactttttgttttcttcagaaaTCACAATTATCAAGAGCTGCAAAGTGTCCGCCGTCATTCAAGGCCTCGTCAAAGGTGAGCCATGCAAACCTGCCTCTCCAAGTTTGCCCAAGCCAAATGTCGCCATGGCAAAAGTCACGAGGCCCTTCAAGAGCTAAACACGACGTGTCGCGTGCGCAGGACAAAGCATCGCCACAGACCTGTTGGTGGACCCTCGCAGCAAAGCGCTGGTCCTGAACGGAAAGCCCGGCCACTTGCAGTTTTACTCCCTTCAGAGGGATAAGCTGCTCTTCAACGTAAGCCTTTCTAGCCGCGCCTCGCCATTTTCTTGCCGTCTTCCCGTCCGTGCGTCCTTCCCTCCCGCAGTTGGATATCGTCCAGCAAGAGTACATCCACGAGCTGGCGGTGCTGCAGTTCCGAGTGGTCAAGGCGGCTTTCGACGCCTCCGGGGAGTGGCTGGCCACCGTGGAAGAGCTCCGACCCAAAACGGCCGACTTGGAGCTTCATCTGAAATTGTGGGCCTTTGACCACAAAACGCAAAGGTGACCATTTCCCCAGCTGCGCCGTACCCAAGAAGTCATTAAATGAACAATTGACGTGCCGTCGACAGTTTTGCGCTGACCACGACCATCTCGGCCCCCCACGAGGGCGAGATCACGGCCATGTGCTTCGGCCTGGCCGACCACCGCGGCGGCCCCCCGCTCATCACCACCAGTAAGGACGGACACTTCAAAGTTTGGCGGCAGGTGCCGTCGCCCAACCACACCGAAGGTAGACGAAAACGACATTCCCTCCCTGATTGTTGCTACTTGGGTCGATTTGAATTAGCATTCACCGCGTCGTGGTGTCGATATTGTGTTTCTCTTCGACCGGCGCAGATGAGGCGGGCACGTCGTGGGCGTGCGACTTTGCGGGCTCGTATCACAACCTGCGGCCTCATTGCTGCTGCTTCTCGGCCGACGGCTCCCTGCTGGCCGTGGGCTTCCGGGAGGTGGTGACGCTGTGGAGTCCGGCGACTTGGGAACTCCTGACAACGCTGTCCCAGCCGCCAGGGGAAATCAGGTCAGGTTGATGTTTCACGAGGGAATGGTGCACTTAGATTACCGCCTTGCCCATAGTGGTGCCGTGGCAACCAAAGGAGCCTCCGGGACATGGTGCCTCCAGAAAAAACGTTCCGTTCGCCGACCGTATGTGTTGGCGACTCCATTTTGCACTTATGGCCACCCACGAGTGAGGCGGAACGAAAACGATGCGCTTGCTTCGTTGACTAAATTGTCAAATAAGCCAATAGGGCGCTTTTCGCGCGGGGCAGATTCCTCTTTGGCGCTCGTCTCAGCACTCGAGCTGTTTTGTGGGCAAACTGGAGAATCTTTGGCAGCCTGTTTGCAGTAGCCCGGCAATATTCTCAAGCACGTTCTGCCGTCGTTTAGTGACGGAACACTTGGGAACCGAGCGGTCCACTCGAGTATCTGCGTCGTCGTTCAGCAGCCAGAAATGCGGTCCGACGTTCCCACGGAGCGAGTCTACTTCCCCGTTTCTGTACCACTTTTCGTCAAGTAAGGCAATGGTGGGGGGCGTGGGGGAACTACTTTGGGCTGTTTTGACAGCTGCCAGCGGTGCCGTCTTGCGTAATCACCGCCTGCCTATGGATGTGTTGAGCCGGTCGGGCCGGCCCAATTGCTTGACCTCAAAGCCGAGCGTCTCCTGACTTATTGTGAAACTGCCAAATATTGAATAATGCTGAGCTCAGCTGCTGGGCGCTGCGGCCCGGGCTCGTGGTCCTGGATGACCCTCAAATCAAGTACACGCTGCAaatttccttctttttctttctttcaatgtTTCCCCCCACGCAATGACGCATTGAGTTTTACCATGGAAattttaaacataaaaaaaaaaaaaaagaaaataatcaggCTTTTGCTCATTCTGGCTCCTCAACTTGGTCCAGATGCGTGTCGCCAAGGTGCGGAGGTTTACACAGCCGCCGATGAGGTGAAGCTGTTTTATTTGATCCATGTGGGTGTTCTAGCCCATCTTGCAAGTTCTTTGGAAGTCTTCACAGAGTGgcaaaggaaataaaaacacaccaTAATCCTTTAAAAAGGTTGTCTGGAGCTGGCTCTGAAGTCttgacgcacgcacacagacaactaaagtcctttcttttttttggttctaCCAGGAATCTTTGTTTTGGCCGACTAAGCTGCTCCAAGTACTTGCTGGGGACGACGGCAAAGAACCTGCTCTGCTGTTGGAATCTCCTCACGTGCTCGCGTAAAGCTCTTACCATGTTCAAACACACTTGCACGTTCCGCACCTATCCAAAAGTGCCGTCCTCTTTTTTGTTTGCCAGTGGAGTGGAGCACCTCCATGGACGTCAGCTTGCTGCTACCCGACCCGCTGTCTGAGAACATGGCGGCGTTCTGCAGTCAAGACAACTGCACCGACCGTAAGCGCCGCATTTGCGCGTGGTTGCCCGTCATGTCACGTCATGTCACGTCACGCTCGCCTTCTTGCGCTCTCAGTGTTTGTGTTTAAGCCCTGCGAGCCGCGGCCGCTGTTTTGCCAAAAGGCCGTGTGTCCCGGGAGGGTGACCCGGGCCGTCTTCACCCCGAGGGACGCCATGCAAGACAGCTGCGACGAGAGCTGCCAGTGGCTCAACCGATCCCGGCTCTACTTCCTCAGCCAGTGCACGGTGGGGGCAGGCGGGCACAGCGTCCCCATAGCGTTGATGTTTTTGCGCGAATGACACACGTGCTTTTTCAATACAGGAGCTCATGACGTTTATCACAGAGGACGAAGAGAAACAACTGCTGGCTTCTCATAAAGAGGTAGACATTATTTGACCCGTCTTGGATTTGACACCATTTTATGACATGAACTTGTTCTCGGTTTCTCTTTATCTGCAACAGAAGTCAcaaaatgaatgtgtgaaaatcagataaataaaaatattccaaataaaatgataaataaatcatatataataaataatacaatgtTTAACtagtgaaataaaaaatgtattttttgcttCGTTGTTAAATACTCATTTTACAACTTGACGCGTAAGAAAAACGCGCTCGTGTCTTTTCACCTCGATCGGATAACCGACAACGTGCACTTCTCGCCCCTTGCTAGTTCACCATTGACGACACGGTTGCCAAGACGCCGTTCCGCCTGTTACTGGGCCAACGGCCGCAAGGAGGAGGCCATCTGGACCCACCTGATCATTCCGACACTGCGAAGAGAGAGCCACCCCCGCGGGGTTCCGCTGCCGTTCGAGAGGTGGCGATGCTGACGGGCAATCGGGGAGGGGCGGCAGAAGAATGCTCTTTTGACTTGTGCCTTTTGTttgcagcttctgcagaccCCCAGCCACGTCCTACCTGCCGCCACTTTCCTATGCTCCATGTTCGTACAGTCGCTGCTCATCTCGGTCGCCGGGTCCAGGTGGGTTCCTCCCCTCCCAATTCAATGCTTAAATCGTACGCGAGCATATCCAGATATTGGGGAGCGGGATTAGTTTCTACCACACGTAATCGTGTTTGCACTCGCTTGTCAGTATTTGCAGGTAGCGCCGTTGCATGTTAGCACTAGCTTCAACTTAGTAAAACACACTTTTGTTTACATGGAGGGGGCTAACTTGAGgctattttccaatttttggctctgatgaAATTGCACAGGCGGATCAAGCAACTTCTGCAATTTTTGTCAAAGGGGTCACATTGCACATGACAGTGCATTTATGATGGAAAAACTGCAGAGTCACGCTGAAGTCTTTTCGTTGTTTTGATGCCCTTCAGTGACCCGAAACACGTCGAGAAGGAAATGGAGAgcgaaaaagaagaagaggatgaCTCTGAGGAGGAGGAAATGGAAACTGGCCACGTTGGAGCAAAACGGCCGTCGACGGGAGCAAGCGAGGCGGCCGAGGACGCTGCGCCGGCCATGACCCGAGCGCAGCTCAGAGAATTGAGGCGAGTGAAAAAACTGGACCGCAGCTGGCTGAGTGGCCTCCTTGACTCATGAGCAAATGATTTTTCGTAATTATCTTTGTTATGGGTCTTTTTTACAATAAATGTGTATCGGTTCTTGTTTTTCGGAATCAATGAACGCCCCGTCCCCGAAATGCTTgctcataccccccccccccctcggttTTAGCGCCTCGCACACGACAACAATGCTGCAACTCCATTGCTGCTTCCTACAGGATGGACTTGCATCCCGGTGATGGGCATGGAATTGGGCTGACGCGTCTATGATAACAGGATGCACAAAATGCTCTCCCTTGCCGTGTGTGACACCGATCCTACTTTGAGTAGCGTCATCCTTTTATAATATACACTACGTCTTTATACTTGTTGCTGTCGCAAAGGTTCAACGTCTACAGACAAGAAGGCCAGATAAAGACGGCAGATAAGGGCCCCTTCAAATGAAGGCTTTTCCTTCTTTGCAAACAATTTAGGGACTTGAGAGAAAGCAGCATTTTTGGAAGGAGGTTTCCGAGAAGACAGTAAACTCAATCGTTACGTCACAAGTCCGAGCGGAACTGATAGCGCAAGTTGAAACCTTGCTCCCTCAGACAAAAGGTGAACGAGTCTACGTGCGGACAAAGTCCGGCACGGATTGAGaggaaaatgcaaaaaaaatgaagtgcATTCATAAACGCCTCTGTGCTGGAAGGTTGACTAACTTTGGCCACCTGACTAAGAAGCAAACTCAAAGTTGTAAGATGGCTACATTCTTCATCTTGCACATGATACCGTGGCggctttttttgtcttctcgtTAGCTCCAACGACCCGCTAAGGAGGGAAATGAAAACTGCTGATGAAAGGGAAGTCTTATCCGACTCTGAGACCAAAACGGAAAACCGCCGACTCGGAGCTTTGGGATTTGGGGCTTAAGGCAACCCAACTTTGCTACCTAAAGCTGTGTTTGGCTGCTTCGTCATGCAGACAGGCCCATCGGCGTGTCTCGTTACGCTCGGCACTTTTTGCTCTGCAGGGCGTTGGAGCAATCAAGTTCAAAAGAGCAGGCCAGCGCAGTATTGCGCCCTTTGTACGGAAAGGCGCCTCTGTTGGAATGGAGAGTCAGGTTTTACTGAGAATCAAGAAGTATAGTTgacttaccccccccccccccttatttgtatagccctaaatcacaagcagtgaTTGGACCCCAATAACCATTCAGCATGACACTATTTGTATGATGAGACTTGTGATACAATAGTGGCAAAATAGAATAGCGATTTGGAGGCGTCAAGAATTATAAATCTTATCTTGATGCTGCACATGCTCACTTTACGACTTAGTTTGTCAAGGAGATGATGACAAGCTCAACCTTTATGAGGTCATGTTTCTCAGGTTTACTGTAGTCATCAACTAAAGtgtgctaacaaaaaaaaagaaaaaaaagattgtttcgTACATGTAGGTGGAAACCAGGACACGTGTCTTAAGCAGTCCATAAACTGGCACTGGCAGTACGgttgcagcattttttttctcttttaattcCGGTCCTTGAGACTGTTTTGTATTGATCAATATGCCCACCCAATTTTAAATGGACTTTTCAAGTAAtaaattggactttttttgATGTATTTTTTGACAACTTTCCATCTGTGTGAAAGGCAGTCAGTCATGTGAACCAGTGACATCAAAATCTATCAAATCCCTGGCCCAAAGAGAAACTCTTAAGCCACTCTTAAGACCAGGAAAATTTAGAACAAAAGAGATTTTGCTGCTGGAGGAATGTGCATGCCAGAGTGTCGAGCCAAGAATTcctacaagacaaaaaaaacgggCCGTCTATAAAATACTCGACACACCGTAGAGAACTGAAGGTCCTTTATTTTAGATGCCTCTTGCATCTCAAACAGTTCCCTCCTTTTAGTCTATGGAGtgattcattaaaaaaacaacaacactacgATTCAATGAAACACACATGATGTCAAAACGGTGTCAGGTTCATGCATTTAACTGAAATCACAAAAATATTCAATTAAAAACTAATATAAAAACATTGAAAACCCCACAATGAcatatttttttgcaattgGATATTGATTCCGACTGACATTATAATGTTACCCACATAGAAAATATGCTCATGGCCTCTTGTAATTATTCCTGAAGAGCTCTTGGAAAGTTGCAATAAAAGTCCGGTGAACAACTGTAAAGCCGAGCCGCGTTCTTAAAGCAACTTTGCACTTTGTTGCGCAAGCTCTTTGAAAATTGCCCTTACTTTCTACTGCATGTGGCGCTAGCGGCGCCCAACTTCTTTTTCCTGGCTGACCAAACGTTTTGTGTTGAGTGGCTGTCAAAGCTACCGTCCAATAAGTGGTTCTTTATCTTGCTGAGATGCTTTGACCATTTCCTCAATCAAGCTGTTGAAAGTCTACAAAGAGGTTTTGAGGTAGCCCCCGCAAAACTGCAGCTCGCCAAGCTAAACCTGACCTACATTCAGACCTCCCACCTCCTTGAGGGACTCTTGGCCAACATAGTTCTGCACTTTTTCCAGCCACACCCCAAACGAGTGCAAAAGCAAAACGTCCGACCAACTGATGTCAATCACGTAAACTGCCGGGAGGACAATCACAAGTCATCAGGGGGTGAGTTAGAAAAGAACAGCAACAAATCACAACGGGGGTGGTCGGTCGTAAGAATAACAAGTACACGGAAATTACAGTAGGATATCCACCATTTTTTTGTCACCTGATACAAAATAGCTTTTCGGAATGCTTCAAGACACGTAAGTGGATTTCCCTCGCCTCTTCCTTTCGCACCGCACGTACGAAAGTGGACTTTGGTAACTGAGAGCGATCCATGCGGCTGCatagactgatttttttttcccccttcccgGCTAAGTACCTAACTGCTGACACCTTTACCTGAATAATTCCACCGTATTTAAAAGACGAGATTTAGGTGTTTGTTTGGTTAAagtcatgaaaagaaaaaaaaaatgaaacgcaTCACGTCTACCTACGCACAGGACGGTAACTGAAAAACGACACTTGCGGGAGGCACCCGTGCCATCACTACATTGCTTTGCGTGTTAGGAGGGAGAACCAAACCCCTGCTGGAGATTAGTACGCAGCTACGTTGGCAAGCTTTCACACTTGGACCGGCTACATGTGAAGAAGACGTTAGTAACGCTGGAGTAGGCCACGTCTGTTTGGATTGTGCTCACACCAAGCTAAGCCGGGTATAGCAAGCACAAGCATGGCCTGTGCGAAAGGCAGTTAGACGGCGACGTCGGTAGGCGAGGGGCTGTCGTCCGTCTCGACATTCGGCTCCGGCGAGCAGCACAGGAACAGACGACGGCCGAGACTCTTGAAGGCAAAGTAGAAGTACATGGCGTGGCCCGCCGCCACGAAGGACACCGAGATGATGACCAGCAAGCCGAAGGCCTCCGGGTTGGGCGCCAGGATCACCATGATGAAGTGCAGCAGGTCCAAGAGGTAATTCATGGAGTTCTGGACGCCGTTGATCACGCCTCGCTCTGATTCGATGACATTCTCCTGGATCAGCTGAGTCACCGTCAGGTCAAAGGACCACAGGCCTGGTTGGGAGGAAGAACCAGGGAAGGGTTGAGGTGACTGAGGTGGCGGCTTTATGATGCAAGTACTTCTGATTTATTGCTCTCAAGTGCGGCGTCAAGAGAAATAAACTTCCAAAAGTGTCAACTCACCGACCCTTGCAGCAATGACGCCAGCAAACAGCAAACTAACAGACATGTAGGACTTGACGCTCGGTAGCTCTTGGCTCGGCGCACCGGTGGCAGTCACGTTCCCGCCGGTAAGGGCGATCACCAGCTGCTCGGCCTCAGGCAGCGTCTTCTCCCCGACCAGGTGGGAGTAGACGTCTTGGAAGGGGGAAACGCTGAGATCCAAGGGGCTCCCGGGAGCAAAGACGGAGAAGACGCACAGCATGAGGCAAGAGAGCTGCGCCACGCCGGAGATGAAGCCCGTCCGGACCAGGCCGCACTTCTTTCGGACCCACGTGAAGGCCACCGTGCCGCAGATGCCCGACACGGCCGAAGCGCCCATCAGGAGGCTGAGGACCGAGCCGTTGAGGCCCTGCGTGTAGGCGTAGCCGGTGGTGATGCAGTCGAATCCCAGCACCGTCATGTAGAGGAAGGCCAGGGACATGCCGGCGAAGAAGATGCTCTGGTTGTAGTACGCCTTCCAGCCGGCCTTGAAGGTGCGCAGGGGTTCCGTCACCTGCTGGCAGCAGCCTCGTTCTTTGGGGGCCACGTTCTTGACCGCCGCTACGTTGGCGTTCATCAGCGGTTGAGAGGACTCCTCAGGGCTTTGGCCTGTCTCCGATTCTGAAAAACATAACTGGGGATTAGCGAGGGTTCCACCTATGGACACCATGGCATTGCAGGACTCCAAATGTTGCTGGAGATAAGCTACCTTTGACAGGGCTGAGTTGTTTGAGCTCCTGCTGGTTCTCCGCCTTCTGCCCGCCTTTGACGGCCAGCGCCGGCGTCTTCTGGTAGACCTTCCACAGCAGCGTGTACTCCAGAAACATGGAGAAGAGGTTCCAGCCCGAGATGAAGCCGCAGCCGATGAAGTGCGAGCCGAAGGCCATGATCTGGCCCACCAGCATGGGGGCCAGGATGTTGGTCAGCTGATCGATAATCCGCACCGTCGCATTCATATCTGGTGCAGGAGTGAAAGGTTTATTGGCTTCTGGAAATTGCCGTTTGATTACAAGCACAAGTCCAAACGGAGGCTACAAAGTCCAACGGGGCTGTGATAAAGGATCACGTGAAGGCCACATGTATGACAAACTGACCTGCCAACTTGCTGCTGTCCTGGcctgccaccaccaccacccagtCGCGCTGGATGGTGATGGACATGGCCGTACTGGCCAGGTTGGCCATGTTGGCGATGCTGATCACCAGAATGTAGCAGGTGGTCTGAGAAATAGATAGACAAAGGAATTTCTCTTCCCATCATGCGAGCGTTAACGTTTGTGTGCGGTGAAAAGAAATTAAGGAAGTTGATACTATTAtgacagtggtgccttgagataagcGATGATCTCGCAAAGTATTTTTGGTTTCCTGttgaaatgaatacaaatggTCCGTAGAATGTGTTTTGGGGAAGCATTGGGCACCATTATACCTGGCAGACTGCTGCTTGTTGTGTTAATGCGGGACTTGCCATTGACTTTGTTATCTTGTGTAGCAGCCAACACAGCtacagctgctgctgctactgttGCTGCTGTCTGGTCAGAATAGCAACAAGAAAAATGCATCAACAGGCCTGGCCACATTTCACCGTGTGTCATATGACCGGCGGCCTTGAGGAACTCGTTGGCCTCCGTCAGATCCCTAACTTGGAGTCGTCCAACAAGTGTAAACTTGCCTCTGGCACTGTTTGCTTTCtgctttttttgctttgcttatGGCAAGGCTGTCTAGTCGATCGCAATGATTGGCAATTCTTATTATTGGCCAGTGACTCTCTGGTTACAGTATTTATGGTAGATTCCGGTGGAAGGGGCAGAGATAATACAGACGTGCGAGTCCATTCAGTCCGAGCTGTTGTGCTTGAGGTGAAAGGGCAAAGAAAAGCTTGCAGAGAATTCACCGGTTGAGCGACTTACCAGCAGCCACCCGTTGTAGGCCTCCACGAGTTGCTCTTTGAATCGGAAAACCACCATGAGGATAATCCCGCACAGTATCACGCAACTGTTCTGGACGATCAAAGACATCTGGGCCACTGCGGGTGAGCAAATCGGACTTGAACATATAGATACCCGACTGCGGCGGGGACTTTGTGAACCCTTCTATAAGCGCGTGGATTCCATTCCCAAAAGGTGCCTCACCTTTGAGTCTGGGATTCCTGTCCACCCAGTCGCCAATGATGGCCCCGAGCAGCAGCACGGAGCCGGCCACCACCAACCCGTACACGGCCGTGAGCAGCAAGCTGTTCCCGTACAGCTCCACCAGGAACACGGCCACGGCAAAGTTCCACATTCGGTCACCCTGCAAGTTGAAATCCAAGGGGTGGAAATGAATGACTTGCATGCAAATCGCTGGGTCTCCTCCACCCAGTCAGCAAGTGTGGAATGAAACCGCAGCCTGTCTTGGAAAAGGTTTTCTGGACATTTAGTACAATGTAACAAGGAGATTCATTCAACTTTGAGTGATTCTCTTCATTCGCTTTGTGACTGAGCTGGATGGGATCATTTGAGAATGTAAACAGGCCGgcagagtaccgtttttttccatgtataatgcgcccccatgtataatacgcaccctaaaaatggcatgtcaatggctgaaaaaaagcctgtacccatgtataatacgcacccacattttgactcctacttaagtccgtaaacgtaaaattatttcagaaaaaagagcatctttgggaacaaccggatgttattctgccggccagtatcactgcgcatgcgctagcaaacccgatagcgaagaaatgtttcggatttgtgtagggtacattgtgacagcaaacgagcaggtgatcgagcaagccttgtctgataccagagcattgtgttcgtatggagcgtgtttgaagtgaacagcagagaagaaaggaaccacaaataaaatattacctgtaatacgcatttcggtagagaactgaactctcgctctttatatagctgacgtgtcttgctatattaaaaaaaaaaaaaaaaaaattgtactgcatgtataatgcgcaccaaagattttaggacaataaattagttaaattttgcgcattatacatgaaaaaaacggtaattattagGTGAAATTCTTGATAGTGAATGATAGTGTCTTGAAATGAGAAGCATTCATTATTAACACGATATTACAATGTTATTTAAAGGTCATTTGAACCATTTTGTCATTTCAAATGTGTGGGTCAAGCTGTCACTTTCCTAAAGGATGGTGACCTTCCTTCGAGTCTTCATTTGACCAAAGTATTGACTTTCATGGTTGCCAGGCAATGCTTGCGACAAACGACCCCTCGCCCTCACATTACACCAAACGACAAATTTGTTTTCAACGTGGGGGTCGCGAATTCAAAGTGTCATGCAGACGGACAGACGTAAATACCACCACAACACATTTCAAAAGGGCTCGACTTACCCAAGTGGACAGTGCATGTCCCAAATAGATGAGGAATTTTGCTGAAGTGAAGAAATCTTGAACGGATTCTGCAGGGGGGGGTAGCGCAAAATATGGAGGTGAGAAATGCATTCAGAAAGAATACGAGGAAAACAATCACAAAGCCACTTGCCACCTACCGCAGCATGTCTTTTTGGCTCGGGAATTTTCCATGTTT
This region includes:
- the wdr75 gene encoding WD repeat-containing protein 75 translates to MVEHEKIRVVQCGGCRLNFRAPVVTNDSKFLLCASGVCVKVYSTATEEFVHELRGHSDLVTGVLIKPSNHLQAYSCSVDGSVRLWDFTDGILIKSYFIGQPIYAMYASAQHKGMVFIVIQNQTNEVFQLVAVELSQDADERVKDEDRSLVLPHVNGSPECIAFGREDEYIASVEALCLTVYFFRKGKTSSFPLGLSNKKTVGKNTFTCVACHPKDDVIATGHVDGKIRLWRNFHQKKQYTQMTLHWHHDTVSSLCYTPEGTNLLSGGVESVLVQWKHGQETQKEFLPRLGASITHVTVSPDGALFCTSHSDNKITIIKSCKVSAVIQGLVKGQSIATDLLVDPRSKALVLNGKPGHLQFYSLQRDKLLFNLDIVQQEYIHELAVLQFRVVKAAFDASGEWLATVEELRPKTADLELHLKLWAFDHKTQSFALTTTISAPHEGEITAMCFGLADHRGGPPLITTSKDGHFKVWRQVPSPNHTEDEAGTSWACDFAGSYHNLRPHCCCFSADGSLLAVGFREVVTLWSPATWELLTTLSQPPGEIRNLCFGRLSCSKYLLGTTAKNLLCCWNLLTCSLEWSTSMDVSLLLPDPLSENMAAFCSQDNCTDLFVFKPCEPRPLFCQKAVCPGRVTRAVFTPRDAMQDSCDESCQWLNRSRLYFLSQCTELMTFITEDEEKQLLASHKEFTIDDTVAKTPFRLLLGQRPQGGGHLDPPDHSDTAKREPPPRGSAAVRELLQTPSHVLPAATFLCSMFVQSLLISVAGSSDPKHVEKEMESEKEEEDDSEEEEMETGHVGAKRPSTGASEAAEDAAPAMTRAQLRELRRVKKLDRSWLSGLLDS
- the slc40a1 gene encoding solute carrier family 40 member 1 → MENSRAKKTCCESVQDFFTSAKFLIYLGHALSTWGDRMWNFAVAVFLVELYGNSLLLTAVYGLVVAGSVLLLGAIIGDWVDRNPRLKVAQMSLIVQNSCVILCGIILMVVFRFKEQLVEAYNGWLLTTCYILVISIANMANLASTAMSITIQRDWVVVVAGQDSSKLADMNATVRIIDQLTNILAPMLVGQIMAFGSHFIGCGFISGWNLFSMFLEYTLLWKVYQKTPALAVKGGQKAENQQELKQLSPVKESETGQSPEESSQPLMNANVAAVKNVAPKERGCCQQVTEPLRTFKAGWKAYYNQSIFFAGMSLAFLYMTVLGFDCITTGYAYTQGLNGSVLSLLMGASAVSGICGTVAFTWVRKKCGLVRTGFISGVAQLSCLMLCVFSVFAPGSPLDLSVSPFQDVYSHLVGEKTLPEAEQLVIALTGGNVTATGAPSQELPSVKSYMSVSLLFAGVIAARVGLWSFDLTVTQLIQENVIESERGVINGVQNSMNYLLDLLHFIMVILAPNPEAFGLLVIISVSFVAAGHAMYFYFAFKSLGRRLFLCCSPEPNVETDDSPSPTDVAV